A genomic segment from Triticum dicoccoides isolate Atlit2015 ecotype Zavitan chromosome 1A, WEW_v2.0, whole genome shotgun sequence encodes:
- the LOC119361683 gene encoding non-specific lipid transfer protein GPI-anchored 2-like — protein MAARAVTMLALVVAAAVLAGGASAQSPTSGCTQTLIGMSPCLNYITGNETAPSKSCCSQLASVVSSKPECLCVALNADPAALGLGTVNKTRALGLPDQCGVKTPPLSNSASAPTTSPSSGAPAGQTPTSSGAGSKSTPTADVGSGGASLQSSAGIVASFIVAAVYAVSTL, from the exons ATGGCGGCGAGGGCGGTGACCATGCTGGCGCTCGTCGTCGCGGCGGCGGTCCTGGCCGGCGGCGCGTCGGCGCAGTCGCCCACGAGCGGGTGCACGCAGACGCTCATCGGCATGTCGCCCTGCCTCAACTACATCACGGGCAACGAGACGGCGCCGTCCAAGTCGTGCTGCTCGCAGCTCGCCTCCGTGGTAAGCTCCAAGCCGGAGTGCCTCTGCGTCGCGCTCAACGCCGACCCCGCCGCGCTCGGGCTCGGCACCGTCAACAAGACCCGCGCCCTCGGCCTCCCCGACCAGTGCGGCGTCAAGACGCCTCCGCTCAGCAACTCCGCCTCTGCCCCTACCACGTCGCCGTCCTCCGGCGCGCCGGCGGGACAGACGCCAACATCCTCCGGAGCAG GGTCCAAGTCGACGCCGACGGCGGACGTGGGGAGCGGCGGCGCGTCGCTCCAGAGCTCGGCCGGCATCGTCGCCAGCTTCATCGTGGCCGCGGTCTACGCCGTGTCCACCCTGTGA